ATTCCATTGCCTTTGGACTGAGTTTCAGCTCAAAGTGTTTTAAAAATTCTTCACCGCAGGCACCTGCCAGCTCACCCAGCGTATATTTGCCAACAGCTTTTAAGGTTGCCTTAACTTCATCTTCACCAGCTTCAATGCTTTCTTTAATATCATACATAGCCTCGCCTACAGAAAGAGGTATTTCGCTGTAGCCCCCGGTCAAAGCAGCCAATGTCATTCTACCAGCCATACCAGCCCATGTTCTGCCAGTTACTATATCAAGACTGCTCTGGAGTGAGGTATCTGCAATGATGTTTATGTTAGTGACATCGTTCCAAAAGTCCTGCAAATCAGCTTTTATTCCAGATAAGAAGCTACCATCTCTTTTTGAAAGAGGTTCAACACCTTTTACAAGTCTGCTACCTTCTTCTTCACTTATTGTGCGACCTGTAAAACGATCAGTTACAACCCGCGCTATTCGGCTTGCACGGTCGCGCAGATTCTCAGTAGATATTTTTATATTGCTAAGGTCATCAATAAGCCTGTCGATATTCGCATTAACATCTCCCACACCTGGTGCAGGAGGTTCAATGCCATAAGCCCGGTTTCTTATCTTCTGCAACTGCTCAAGCAGTCGCGAACGTTCTTTCTGATCGCTGACAAGCTTATCCATTTCTCGGTCAAAAACTGTATTTCCCGTTTCTAACTTATACCTTTGTGTTTCAATAAAATCTCTGTCTTTTTCAATATTGGGCAGAACATCTTTTTCATATCTTTCCATATCAAATATGTTACCAGTTTCCGAATTATACCACTGACCTGTCTCCGGATTATAAACTATCTCGGCAGTACGCCCGGTATGATCAATTGTGAGAACCAATGTATTAGTATTAGCAGACATAGTATTTATTTCATCAATTCGCTGGTTAAGATAACTTATATACCTGTCATAATCCTGTAAAAGCTCTTTTGCCTGTGGGTCACTCAGATCTGCTGATTCTTTAAAGAGTTCTAAGTTGTGGAGCCATTCATCCCTTTCAGCAATAAGTCTATCATACTCACTAATAAAAAGTTTTGTGCCAAGGTCAGAAAACAAAATTTCATTAAAACCATAATCCTCTTGTATTTCTTTTTCTTCTTTACCAACTTCATAATTTTCTTCTGTCTGCTCGGTATAACTTTCATTAATGTCTTCAATAGCAGTGTCAAAAACATTATTTTCTTTTATAGAATCAGGGTCAGGTACAGCCTCAGCCCATACTAACAGGGCAGCTGCCTCAGGATTTTTACTTTTTAGTTCTTCAAAAGCTGCATTTGCCTCTTCCACCCTGCGACGGTAATAACTCTCTACAATCTGGGCAAAAACAGAAACAAAAGGTGGGAAAAGCATACCTGTTGCTGCCTGAAACGGAGTATCAGGTCCGGGGATATTACCTGCCGTACCAAGCCGTTGCGATATAGCAGCCATCACAAACGCAGGCAACTCACGTCTGAGCATTTGCCCTTTAGCACTAATATTATAGGTGTTAAAATCCATTCCCTTGCCACTAACATAAGGTCTAAAATAGGTTCCATTACCTGTAGCGCTAAAAAGAGGCGCAAGTCCCGGTGGCTTTTCAAGAACAATATTAATTGTTGCTGACACCTGCGCTGGTTCAGGCAAACGCACCCTAAAAGAGCCCGGTAAAGACTGATTCAATCTCTTTATATTTTCAGAAATTGGTCCCAGCCATGTTGAACCTTTTATAATAGCTTTTAACTTGTTTTCTTTTGATTCTGCAATCTCAGCCGTGAGAGAAAAAGGTATTTGTTCATAACGTCCAATGATTTGCAGATGACTGCCCTGATCAAGAATAGTAAGTTCATAATCTTGTAAAGAAAAATCGGGTTTAGAATTGAAAGTTGATCCCATGAGAGTACTACTTTTGACAGCATTTAAGTTTATAGAATATGTGCCGGTAAAGTTAAAACGTGGTTTTTCCAGCGCTCCATTAGCTGATTGTAAGTCATCCTCCTGAAGATTAAAAGAACCCTGGTTTGTTTTTGGTTTTTGTTTATCTCCCTCTTCGAGTTGTAAATTTGAACGAGATTCATTCTTGTCAGCTACTTGCTGCTGCATACCATCGTTCTGTACTATTCCAGATCTACTGGCATCTTTAATCTTTTTAAGCAGCAAAGAAATTATCTCTTTTTTTTCTTCATGAGCCCTTTTAGCAGCATAATCAACACCTGTCAAGAGCACGGCCGGAACCGTTTCTGCTTTGTCACCAGTAACCAATGGAATATTAGATTTGATAATCAATTCATAGTCGCCAGCCGGCAAGATAATATCTTCTTCTGAAAACCATAATGCATCTAAATAAACAGGATATTCTTCCAAACTTTTTTTCGTAACATTTACTTCTTTGACATCAAAAGACCTATAGAATTTGCCTTCAGAATCCTTTAAAGAAATACTCACCTTAACCGACCGGGCAGCTGACGCCGCCGGTTGTTTGGACTGCAAGTCTTTCCGGTAATCAGAAGTTTGCATAAGGGGAATGTAAATTTTCTTTAGCATTGATGTTGATTTTAACGACATTTTGACTGCAGGCAAACTTGAAAAATTGTCGATGTTAAGAGGTGTTCGCTTACCGCTATATTCAACCAAAAGAAATGTCCTGCCATCATACTTTGCATATTGGGTCTCCCATGAACCATTTTTCAGAAGCACCCTTTCCCATGGCTCATCATTTTCTACAAAATTGGTTTCTGCCTTAGAAAATACAGGAAAGGTTAAAAATAAAAGAAATACTGTTAAAATAACTTGAATGAGTTTTAATTTATTATGACCTGATACTTTCAAAGTTATTTTAAACACCCCCATACTACCCCTCCTACCGAAACAAATTGATACCTGTTTTTAACAGGTGCACAGCACCTTCCAGATATAAAGGAATTTTACCTACAAAATTAAGACTAAAATTCCATGCTATACCTAACAAAGAGGCTGTTACAGAAGCAAACAGTGCATCCTTTGCCTCCTGCTTGCCTTTTAATTTACCAAGTTCCACTGCTGCTGCCACAGAGGCAGTCATAAAAGCTGCGGATACAAAACCAGCAAGAGCTGTCCAGTGCAGCAAATAAGCTGCTACAAGTGACATAAGAGCAAATGGGAGAAGAAATGTCATACCACGTGCAATTGCCTTTTTTACTTCCTTTCGTCCGTGCTTTTGCTTGAGTTTGCGGTTAGTAATTCCCAAGATAAAAGAAAGCATAAATCGGTAAACTATACCAAAACAGATTCCAGTAATTACCCCCACAGTAAGGTTAAAAGCGTTAAATCTATCAAAAGGATTATGAACAGCAACTAATCCAAAAACTGCAAAACAAAGAAAAACTAAAAATGAATATTTCATGTTTTTCCCTCCATTGCTTGCATCAGACTAAATGTTAGCAAATATCGACCAGGTTACAAGCACCACAATGCCAACTGCACTGGCAAAAATAACTCCCATGGTTGTATTTCCTCTTGTCATCTCTCTTATTGTAGTAATCAACGGACCGGTAGCCCATAAAACACCGGTTACACCAAATGCTATAGCAGTCTTCCAGTTAAATACTAAAGAAAAAAACAGTCCAAACAGACCATAAATTAACGCACCACTGTAGCTAAGACAAAAAGAGGAAATAGTCCAGAAAACTGACTTTTCATTTCTGGTTATTTTAAAAAAACCCCATATCACAACAGCCAACAATGGAATTGCAATAGCACCATAGGCAGCACCTATTGCCACTGATTTTAGGACAAATATGAGCTGTCTTTGGCCTGTGCGGTAAAGATCTAAGCCAGTCTGTAGAAAGAAAAGAGCAAAAGCAAAGGTTGAAACTAAAAGAGAAAAAACCCATGGTATTTCAGAAATTGTTGACTTTAAAATAGTTGTGGGATTCAACATCATAGATATGAGAGTGTGTAAAACAGGCACTTTGGTTAACTTCAAACCTACCCGCCCCTTTTGCCTTACTTAAACTTGTATCTTTATTTTATAAAGCAACTTTTCAAATTTCTTCACCCCAAAAGGGTGATTTTGGCTTTAAAGGCATGATATTTTTCATTATTTTAAAAATGATAATGATATAGTTAAAACAGAAATCTTATGATAAAATTGATCTTGTTGAGTATCCCCTTGAGGAGGGATTAAATATTAAATACTCTTATTCAGGTCTTGGATTGATGTTCGGGTGGCTATGGCTTTTATTTATTAACGGCCCTTTACTTTTTAAATCAGCAGAAAATTTGAATATATCTCCAGAAAGAATTTATACAGTTTTCTTCTTTGCACATTTTTCAACTTACCTTGTATTAAGTTTATTGCCGGAAAGGTTATTTAAAAAGAAAAACAGAAATATCTTGATAATTTTAGGGGCACTGTTTACATCAACAGGCACATTATTTTTCGGAATAAATATCTTTTCTCATATAAAAACTTTAGTTTATATTCTTGCCTCTTTTTCCGGAATAGGAGCTTCAATTTTAATTTCTTTTTGGCTCGAAATTTATAGCAAAAATGCCTTAAAAACGATTAGTATTTCTTATATATTTTCTGTTATTTCAGGTTCTTTAATCTTTACTGTTGTTCAGTTTTTACATTTTATTTATGCTATAGTTTTTACATCATTATTACCATTACTTTCTTCAGTTTTGCTGCTGTCAGATGAAACCATCAATGAAAACTATGATATTGAAGAAACAAACGAAAACTTTCTTTTACCTTTCAGATTAATTTTGATAATTGCGGTGTTTTATTTAGCAAGCGGACTTTTGCAATGGATAATATTTTTTAAAGGATATTTTCCTTCTTCTAAACTTTACTGGCTTTCTACAACAGTATATGCTATTTCTTCATGCATGGCAGGATTTTTAATCTTTCGAATACCTGATTTTAATTTGAACAATTTATATAAACCTGTTCTGCCACTTTTAGGCGCTTCATTTACTCTTTTGCCGTTTGCCGGTAAAATACTTACACCGCTTATCTTGGGTCTTTTTTACAACACTGCATTTGCATTTTTTGATTTTTATACAATGTGTACAATATGTCTTTTTTCAAGCAGGGTAAAAAAGCCTATAAAGCTAATAGCACAGGGGTACTTCTTTATAACTTTATTTATTTTCATTGGAGAATTTCTTCCAAACAGGTTGGTTTCGACGATACCATTCATGGCAAGTAAATCAGATACAGTAGCCATATCAGCGGCTATATTAATGTTTGTAGCGTCAGTTTTAATAAAAGAAATTTCTGTTGACAGTAAAGAAAAAGAAAGTAATTTTATAATTGAAAGCAATGTTGACAGGTCAATGCTTGACTTAGAAAGTTTTGCTAAATATTACAAGTTAACACTGAGAGAAAAAGAAATACTTAGCCTTATTCTATCCGGCAGAAATAATCCCTATATACGAGACAGCCTTAATATTTCAAATAATACTTTGAAAACCCACTTGAGAAACATATACACCAAACTTGATGTTAAAAACCGGCAGGAGGCAATAACCCTCTTTAATAAATTTTTAGAATCAAAAAATAGCAAACCATCACACACCGGATAAAAAGCTATTTTTCTTGAAGATTTCTCTATAATTTATGATAAAATAATTTGATAGTATTTTTATCATTTGATTTTTTAAAAACTGAATATCTCAAACCCAGACCTTTAATCTTAACCGCATCTTTTTTTCAGCTTTTGATAATTGCAATTTCAGTTAGCATGTGCGGATGGGAATTTGCTTTTTTGATGCCTTGCTCTGTAGCCATTTTTTAGCAGCAAAGAAAAATCTTTGTTTGTTGCAGTATTTGCAGGTTTGCTTGTGCCAGTATTTTTTATACCCTCAGTTATTATAAAAGAGTACTTATTAATCTCCGTGCTTGTTGTGTATACAAAATATCTACACAAAACTTTTGAAGTCAGCAGACAAAAATATCTGGAGAATATCGACAAGCTAAGACTTTTAAATATACAGCTAAATAGATTAAAATCAGAACTTCTTGAATCCCAGCAGTATATAAAACAGCTTGCTAAAAAAACTCAACAGATGAAGATGTCATCATCTTTGTACGATTCTGTAGAGCACAGCTTAGCTGCGCTCAACATTCAACTGAACGCTTTGAAAACTCTTTTAGACAAAAAAGGAGTACTTGAAGATGTCAAGATAAATCAGATTCTGTCAAACTGTTTTATGAATACTCAACTCTCATATCAAAATCTTCGAAATTTTGTATATTCAAGTAGAGCTTCTTTTTTATCAAAAGCAAATTATCTGAACAATGTAATAGAAAATTTTAACTATTGCGATGTAAAACTTGTAACTGATGGAAATATTGAAAGAAGCTCTTGTAAACGTTTCAAAACACTCAGATGCAACTTCAGTTCAGGTTTGGCTTATTTCAAACCCTGAATATGTTAGACTTCAAATACATGACAATGGTACCAAAAGAGGCGAAATTAAAGAAGGTATCGGACTTTTGAGCATAAAATCAAGGTCAAAATCAATGAGAGCAACAGTAAACATAGATAATCATTCTGGTTTTTCTATAGTTGTTTTCGTTCCATTAAAATATCAGGGAGGAAATACTTGAGTGGAAAAAACAAAAATACTTATTGTTGATGACAATAAAGATGTTTTATATGGGTTAAAAATCATACTTGAACTTGAAAATTTTGAGGTCGCAGGGCTTTGTACAAATGCAAAAGAGGCAATAGAGTTTCTTGAAAAAAGACATGCAGATGTTGTTCTTATGGACATCAGAATGCCTGTGATGGACGAAATTGAAGGCACTTTTAATATAAAAGTTAGATTTCCCAGTGTCAGGGTTATTATACTTACAACCTTTTGTGAAGAAGATTATATAAAAAAGAGCCTGAGCTTTGGAGCAGATGGTTATATTCTCAAAAGCTCAGACGCTCAGCATATTATAGACACGATACATGCTGTTTTAGATGGCAAAGTTGTAATAGATAAGGAAACAGCTTTATTTGTTGCAAATAGTCTGAAAAAAGATTTTCAAAATCATAGTATAAATGAAAATAAGTTGAAAAATCTTTCTGAAAGAGAACTTGAAATTGCAAGGTTAATTGCACAGGGATATTCAAATAAAGATATTTCAAAAATACTTTTCATCTCAGAAGGAACTGTTCGTAATTATATTTCTTCTATTCTTGAAAAGTTAGAACTTAAAAACAGAACTCAAATTGCTGTATATTACTTTAGCAATATGTAAAAATTCCACTATTTAATATATTGACTTCTTGCTTTCAGCAGTTTATTATATAATTAATTGCTTATGAGCTTATGAGGTGTTATGAATTATGCAAATGGAAGAAAGGTTAGCAAAAATATTTAAAGCGCTTGCTCACCCAATAAGAGTAAAAATTGTTGAAAAGCTATCAGAGGGCGAAAAGTGTGTATGTGAGCTCCTGGAATTTGTTGAATATTCCCAGCCAAATTTGTCGCAGCACCTTAAAATATTGAAAGAGGCAGGAATTATAGAACATCGCAAGATAGGACAAAATATCCATTACAGAATCAAAAACGATATTATTAAAAATATACTTTTCGGTGCAAAGGACCTCATTTTACAAATACATGAATTTGAAAGGATGTGACAGCAGTTGTTTTTACCGGTGCAAAAATTTGCTGATTTTTTAACATACTCGATTTTTAAAATTCCTCAGGGTTCAAAACTTTCAAGTGCTGTCAATTTTTTTATCTTTGATACAATAAAGATTTTTATACTACTTTTTGTAATAGTGTTTATAATAACCTTTATAAGAACATTTTTCTCTCCTGAAAAAACAAGAGACATATTATCGCATAGAAAACAGAATATTTATATTGCTCACATTTTAGCTGCACTTTTAGGAATTGTAACACCATTTTGCTCATGCTCGGCAGTGCCGCTTTTTATCGGATTTGTCGAAGCTGGAATCCCTCTTGGCGTGACATTTTCGTATCTGATTGCTGCTCCAATGGTAAATGAAGTGGCACTGGGACTTTTGTATGCAAACTTTGGACTCAAGATTGCTATAATTTACGTTTTTTCTGGAGAAATAATTGCTATTGTATCAGGTATTCTCATCGGAAAGTTAAATCTTGAAAGATACGTTGAAGATTATGTGTTTAAAATAAAAGTTGCTAATGTTCAATACCAAGAAGAAAAGAAAACTCTCAAAAAAAGAATGTCTGAAACCTTGGAGTTTACTGTTCAGCTCATAAAAAAGGTATGGATATTTGTTGTTGTGGGAATTGGAATAGGTGCTTTTCTTCACGGCTACATCCCAACAGGAGCGCTGGCAAAGATTGCCGGCAAGAACAATCCCTTTGCTGTAATTTTTGCAACAGTCCTTGGAATACCTCTTTACTCAAACGCAGCAGGAATTATTCCGCTTGTAAGTGAATTCAAGCGTCTTGGAGTTTCGATGGGTACATCACTTTCTTTTATGATGAGTGTAACAGCCCTGTCGCTTCCTGAAATGATACTTTTAAGAAGAGTTTTAAAACCCCGGCTTTTAGCAATATTTGCAGCAATTGTTGGCTGTGGCATAATTATAACCGGGTACCTATTTAACCTTATTCTTGAGTAAAAACTTTTAAGAAAGGAAGGTGGATGGACAAATGGTTATAAAAGTTCTTGGTGGTGGATGTGCAAACTGTAAAAAGTTAATGGAAAATGCTAAAAAGGCAGCTGAAGAACTTGAAATTCAGGCTTCATTTGAAGAGGTAAAAGATATCGAAAAGATAATGTCATACGGTGTTATGAGAACACCTGCGCTTGTTGTCGATGAAAAGCTCATATTCTCTGGCAGAGTTGCAGGTGTTGAGGAAATAAAAGAGGTCTTGAAAAAAGAAGCAGGAAAGTAAAAACACTTTCTCTTGCGAGGCGGGCAGTACACCCGCCCTTTAAATTTTTTATTACATTAATATTCTGTTCACTCTTTTAGCTGTTCAAATCTCTTTTGTAAGATTAGCTTCATATTCTAAACTTTTAAACTCATCTGTCGACTTCAAAATCCCACCAAATCAAACCTGCCTCAGATACCCTCTTTTCCTGAACTCCTGTGCGCTCATACCTTTGTGCTTGTGAAAAACCCTGGCAAAGGTGGAATATGAATCAAAGCCAACCTCAAGCGCGATGTCTGTTACAGGCTTGTCGGTTGAAAGAAGCAGGCTGCATGCGTGCTGAAGCCTCACTTCGTTCAAAAAGTTGTGAAAGTTGCTCCCAACAAGCTTTTTAAAAAGCTGGCTTATGTAAGAGGGACTTAAGTGAAACTCTTTTGACAAAACCTTGAGGTCTATGTTCTGGTTATAATTCTTATGGACATAGTACACAAGCTGCCAGTAGTCGGTCGGAACAGGAATGCTGTCTTTTTGAGCTCTGTTTTGGACAACGGAAGAGGCAGGTCTTTGAGAGTTTTTAGCACTTGCCAAATTCCTGCACCTATCAAAGTATGCAACTATCTCCAAAATCTTGGCTTTGAGTATTATCTCTGCCCACACATCTTCCTGGTTAAAATACGTCCATGCTTCTTTGAAAAGCCTGTCCATCACCTCTTTTTCCTTGCCTTCAAAGTAGTAATAGGGAAGAACATTTTCGTTATAGCTTAAAAGCAGTTCTCCTATTCTGTAAAAAATGCTTGATGGTGCCAAAAGCTCCTCAAACGAAATAGCCACAACATAGATTGAAAGAGGGTTTTGCTCTGAATAATCTATTCTGTGAATCTGGTACGGCATGACAATTGAAAATGTGCCGGGTTTTAAGCTGTAGCTGATTGAATTTATATGTTCTGTCCCCTCGCCTTTGACAACATACATAAACTCAACAAAGTTGTGCCTGTGAAGTTTAAAATACCTTGGGTCTTCCCAGAAATTCAAGACAAACTTCTGTGGTCGCTGGCTAACATAATCAAAAATCTCTTCTATGTAAAGAGGCTCTTTTTCAGGCATTTATCATTTCCCCTTAACAATTTTAAATTCTCGTGCTAATTCTCATTATACCCCAATTTGCAATGCAAATTAAAGTGTGCTAAAATCTTTTTTGCAGGTGCTTCAAAGCGCTGCCCGGGTCGCGGCAAACCCCGGCCAAAAAACAAGGAAAGGAAGTGCAAATTCTATGTCTGACAAGTACCAGCAAAGAAGATTTGACATCTATGGGTATGAAAAGATTGACACAGAGGTTTTAGAAGCAATTCCATATGAATACCCTGAAAAGAACACGGTGGTGGAATACATCACAGAAGAGTTTTCATCAGTCTGTCCGTGGACAGGTCTTCCAGACACCGCAAAGCTTACAATTCGATATATCCCCCACCAAAAACTTGTTGAGCTAAAATCTCTCAAGTATTATCTTACCTCATACAGAAACGTTGGGATACTGCAGGAGCATGCAGTAAATAGAATCCTGGATGACCTTGTAAAACTACTTGAGCCAAAGTTCATGGAAGTGATTGGAGAGTTCCATGAGCGCGGGGGAATATCAACAAAAGTAGTGGCAAGGTATGAAAAATAACACCTTGCCACTTTTTAATTTTTTACTCAGCCCCTTCAAACATATTCACCACAAACTGCAGGTTGTCAAGCCTAAAGAGTGAAAAGTTGTCCCAGAAGATGCAGCTTCCACACACAATAAGTTTTCCGCCACTTTCAAATCTTTTTTGAGCAATAAGCACAGGCGATTTCTTGCCACTGTCTGTGAGGCTAGTCTTTCTTGCTCTCAGCACAATCTCAGCTCCATTTTCCACCTCAAGAGGAGCTGAATACGGGAACACAACCTCTTTTACACCTTCTCGGTAAAGTTTTACTTCATCTGTTGTTATTATAAAAAGGTCATCTTCCAAATGGTGCATCTCATCCTTTATACCTTCTGGCAATATGTCTATCCCATAATCCCTTGTTATGCTATTGCAAATCTCAGAAACACCGTCTTTGTTTTTGAAATGCGCTGTGAAGATGATCTTCTTGCCTTTTTGCTCCAGAGCTTCTCTTATTTTTTCCTTCTCTTCACTGCTGAAAGGATTTTCTGGATAGTTGAAAACTATGACATCATACTCAAAAAGCCTGTCAAAATCGTCTACCTCTTCAATTTCAATTCTTCTATTGCAAAGCTCCTTGTAAAGCCCTGAAAAGTAATAGCCGTCTGTGAGCAGAAACTCCTGGTGAGTTGCGCTCCACGCAACTCTCATCCTCTTTCTCACCCTGCGTGTTTTAGTTTTTCAAATATTTGGGTGGACCAATTCTTATTTTCTTGTTAATACTTTATATAATTTATTTTATCATCCCCAACAATCTTCTCAAAATCCTTAAAATGTGCAAAATTGCTCTCCAAAGGTATATTTATTTTTAGTCAAAAAGTGATATCATATATTGTGTAATTCTACAGAGCAATCTTCTTAAAGCTTAAAACCTTGTATTATCTTATCTCGATACATACAAATTTTGGAAGGAGCGATGAAAAGGCAATGCACAGAGAAGAAGACACAAAGATCAATAAAAAAATACTCATCGCAACAACACTTTCTTCTTTTTTGGTGCCGTTTATGTCAAGCGCAGTCAACATTGCCGCACCAGATATAGCAAAAAGTTTCAAGCTCAACGCTGAAGAGCTGAATCTTGTTATAAGCATATTTTTGATATTCTCTGCAGCTTTCATTCTCCCCATGGGAAAGCTCTCCGACACATTTGACAGGACAAAGATATTCAAAACAGGGCTTTTGCTGTTTACACTTTCAACCCTGATGTGTGCTCTTTCAAACACGGTAGAAATTCTTTTTGTCTTTCGTGCTCTGCAGGGATTTTTCTCAGCTTTCACATTTGTTACATCAATGGCAACCTTGATTGAGAATCACTCACCACAAATAAGAGGAAGGCTTTTGGGAATAAACACAGCAGTTGTGTACTTGGGAACATCCTTAGGACCTTTTTTGGGTGGTGTGCTTGTAAAGCTGTGGGGATACAGGAGTGTATTTTTGTTCGGATTTGCCATAGGACTTGTTGGATCATTTGTGAGTTTATTTTTCCTCCAAAAAGAAGTGAAAAATACAAAGCAGGCAAAATTACTCGACAGCCTCAAATCGCTTGACAAAATAGGTACAATCCTGTCAATGACAGGACTTTTTCTTTTGATGTATGGAGCATCTACATTTGAGCTTGGGAATACCTCTAAAATTCTGTTTTTTGCAGGATTAATTTTGATGGTAATTTTTGTTATTGTAGAGGCAAAACTTCAAAATCCCGTTTTGGACGTAAAACTGTTTGTAAAAATCCCTCAGTTTGGATTTTCAAACTTGGCAGCGCTCATAAACTACAGCTGCACATTTTCTGTATCTTACCTTCTGTCGTTGTACCTTCAGCTTGTAAAAGCTCTGCCTTCCCAGCTTGCCGGCTCAGTTTTGATTGTCCAGCCGCTTTCGCAGGTTATAACCTCATTGATTTCTGGCAGAGCCTCTGAAAAGATCGAGCCGCGAAAACTTGCAACAGCCGGCATGGTCCTTACAACCATAGGTCTTTTTGTTTTTTCGCTCTTTAGCAGCAAGACAAGCCTTGTCTTGGCAGTAGCCAACCTTCTTGTGATGGGAATTGGTTTTGGACTTTTTTCGTCTCCAAACACAAATGTTGTCATGAGCTGCGTGCCAAAATCGCTTTATGGCACGGCATCATCAACAATATCTGTCATGAGAGTTGTAGGCCAGGCATTTTCAATGGCAATTGTCTCGTTTGTATCGATCATGTTTTTGAAGGGTGTGAGACTGTCGCACGAAAACTATTTTCTCATTCTAAAGAGCATGAAGACAAGTTTTTTGGTGTTTGCAAGCCTTTCCATTTTAGGAATTGTTGCATCGTACAAGAGAGGGAATATATATAGTAGTAGAAATAGCTGAGCAGAAAAAGGGGCAGTACTTTGAAAAAAGTGGCTGCCCCTTTTGTTTTTGCTACATCATTTTTTATTTTAGAACCTTTATATCCTCAACAACCGGATTTGACTGGGGATTTTTAGGATTTGTCTTAAAAGTAACCTCAACATTGGTATTTTCATCAAGATAAGAGACCTTGTCTGCAACATTGCTTATCTGCAGAACAACATGTTTTTGGTCAAACACAAACTCTGCAAAGTTGTTGTCTGCAAGTCCCACAAACTTACCTTTTAGAGTCACCTCGTCAGGCTTTTTTATGCTCACAATTCTGGGGTTGCCACCATCTTGAGGTTTTTCAAACTCAATTTCAACAATCTCACCCTCTGAAAGATTTAGCCCTTGAGTGAGCTTCTCATCAATCTCAAATTCTTTGTAGTCAAACTCTGTATTAAGAAGCGAAAGTTGTACAGTATGTGCATCAACACCGCCATCAAATCTTGCAAAAGCTTTGTAAACCTCTGAAGAAATTGTTGTCTCCTGCTGTTGCTGTTCAGATACTTGCAAGTTTGTAGCCTGCTCCTGCTGTGCTTGGCTTGAGCTATTTTGTTCATTTTCCCCTTGCAATTGCTGGGAAGGCCTACTTGTCTGCAAAGTTTGGTCGAT
The DNA window shown above is from Caldicellulosiruptor owensensis OL and carries:
- a CDS encoding MFS transporter; the protein is MHREEDTKINKKILIATTLSSFLVPFMSSAVNIAAPDIAKSFKLNAEELNLVISIFLIFSAAFILPMGKLSDTFDRTKIFKTGLLLFTLSTLMCALSNTVEILFVFRALQGFFSAFTFVTSMATLIENHSPQIRGRLLGINTAVVYLGTSLGPFLGGVLVKLWGYRSVFLFGFAIGLVGSFVSLFFLQKEVKNTKQAKLLDSLKSLDKIGTILSMTGLFLLMYGASTFELGNTSKILFFAGLILMVIFVIVEAKLQNPVLDVKLFVKIPQFGFSNLAALINYSCTFSVSYLLSLYLQLVKALPSQLAGSVLIVQPLSQVITSLISGRASEKIEPRKLATAGMVLTTIGLFVFSLFSSKTSLVLAVANLLVMGIGFGLFSSPNTNVVMSCVPKSLYGTASSTISVMRVVGQAFSMAIVSFVSIMFLKGVRLSHENYFLILKSMKTSFLVFASLSILGIVASYKRGNIYSSRNS